One Pectobacterium polaris DNA window includes the following coding sequences:
- the leuA gene encoding 2-isopropylmalate synthase, with protein MLNNPSSKYKAHPPIDLKDRQWPDNTLTQPPRWLSTDLRDGNQALAEPMNEMRKLKFWDLLIACGFREIEVAFPSASQTDFNFVRLLIEEKRIPQNVTIQVLTQAREDLIARTFESLSGVHRATLHLYNATAPIFRDVVFRQTRDEIIQLAVNATKQIRRLCAEAQETDWTFQYSPETFCFTEPDFALQICEAVADVWEPDACRPMIINLPATVEVNTPNVYADQIEYFCRHFSRRDKVCISVHPHNDRGTGIACAELALLAGAERVEGCLFGNGERTGNVDLVTLALNLYTQGISPELDFSHMKKVVEVVEECNQLPVAPRHPYAGELAFTAFSGSHQDAIKKGFAARQHSASPLWEIPYLPLDPEDIGCSYEAVIRVNSQSGKSGAAWLLEQNHGLILPRQLQKTFSLLVQKASESEGKEMSQMAVWILFREAYGLVELPPIRLTKYTCDNQLGQNTTLSAEIIFRDKRLNLKGAGNGFLSAGMTALCREVKADLNIVSYQEHTLGQRSDSRSVAYVCCQNHAGECAWGVSIDSDVTRASLQAMLNAAGRLIRG; from the coding sequence ATGTTGAATAACCCTTCATCGAAATACAAAGCGCATCCACCGATTGACCTAAAAGATCGGCAATGGCCTGACAATACATTAACTCAACCTCCACGTTGGCTTTCCACCGATTTACGGGACGGTAATCAGGCGCTTGCTGAGCCGATGAATGAAATGCGTAAACTGAAATTTTGGGATCTGCTGATTGCCTGTGGATTCAGAGAGATTGAAGTCGCTTTTCCGTCTGCTTCACAAACTGATTTTAATTTTGTTCGCTTATTGATTGAAGAAAAGCGTATTCCACAGAATGTGACAATTCAGGTTTTAACGCAGGCACGAGAAGATTTGATTGCGCGTACCTTTGAATCGCTGAGTGGCGTACATCGCGCAACCCTTCACTTATATAACGCGACTGCACCGATTTTCAGGGATGTGGTGTTCCGTCAGACACGCGATGAAATTATTCAGCTTGCGGTCAATGCGACGAAGCAGATCCGTCGGTTATGTGCTGAGGCGCAGGAGACGGACTGGACCTTTCAATATTCGCCAGAAACGTTCTGCTTTACCGAGCCTGATTTCGCGCTTCAGATTTGCGAGGCCGTCGCCGATGTCTGGGAACCTGATGCGTGCCGTCCCATGATCATCAACCTTCCAGCGACTGTTGAGGTCAACACGCCCAATGTGTATGCCGATCAGATAGAGTATTTTTGCCGACATTTTTCCCGTAGGGATAAGGTCTGTATCAGTGTGCATCCGCATAATGACCGTGGCACAGGCATTGCCTGCGCTGAACTTGCGTTACTGGCTGGCGCTGAAAGAGTGGAGGGCTGCCTGTTTGGTAATGGAGAGCGGACTGGCAATGTCGATTTAGTGACTCTGGCGCTTAATCTTTACACGCAGGGAATCTCTCCTGAACTCGATTTCAGCCACATGAAGAAGGTGGTGGAAGTGGTTGAGGAGTGTAATCAACTCCCCGTCGCGCCACGCCATCCTTATGCCGGAGAACTCGCTTTTACGGCTTTTTCCGGGTCGCATCAAGATGCGATTAAAAAGGGGTTTGCAGCACGACAGCATTCGGCCTCGCCATTATGGGAAATTCCCTATCTTCCGCTCGATCCTGAAGACATCGGTTGCAGTTACGAGGCCGTTATCCGCGTAAACAGCCAGTCAGGAAAAAGCGGTGCTGCCTGGTTGCTTGAGCAAAACCATGGCCTCATCCTGCCTCGTCAACTTCAGAAGACCTTCAGCCTGCTGGTACAGAAAGCGTCTGAATCTGAGGGGAAAGAAATGTCGCAGATGGCTGTCTGGATACTCTTTCGTGAGGCTTACGGTTTAGTCGAATTACCGCCGATTCGGTTAACTAAATATACCTGCGATAATCAGCTTGGGCAGAACACAACGCTTTCCGCTGAAATCATTTTCCGGGATAAACGACTGAATTTGAAGGGCGCAGGAAACGGTTTTCTCTCTGCGGGAATGACGGCACTCTGCCGAGAGGTGAAAGCAGACCTTAATATTGTGAGCTATCAGGAACACACGTTAGGTCAGCGTAGTGACAGCCGTTCTGTGGCTTATGTGTGCTGTCAGAACCATGCGGGTGAATGTGCATGGGGTGTCAGCATTGACAGCGATGTTACCCGAGCCTCTTTGCAAGCGATGCTGAATGCTGCAGGGCGCTTGATTAGGGGTTGA
- a CDS encoding AraC family transcriptional regulator codes for MTKQSDFDFSCRPLIPYAHNYTHGDYESWHTHRCAQLIHTLSGVIRVETQQGFWVVPPSRGVWIPADIPHALHIVGEVKARVLFVEPLARADLPVICQVVGITPLLRELIIDVLKLPAKYEPGSRTERIYELILDEIRLMNTLPFCLPEPISERLKLLCHTVRQTPYEAWTVAKAAEQVNVSVRTLSRHFYQQTGMQFSEWVRRARLLIALTRLAQGEQVTRVALDLGYANPGAFSAMFRRVMGVTPGNYFNP; via the coding sequence GTGACAAAACAATCCGATTTTGATTTCTCGTGCAGACCATTAATTCCGTACGCACACAACTATACTCACGGGGATTATGAAAGCTGGCACACTCACCGTTGCGCCCAGTTAATTCATACGCTTAGCGGGGTTATTCGGGTTGAAACCCAACAGGGGTTCTGGGTGGTTCCGCCCTCGCGTGGGGTATGGATACCCGCAGATATTCCACATGCCTTACATATTGTGGGTGAAGTTAAGGCCAGAGTGCTTTTTGTCGAACCGCTGGCCAGAGCAGACCTCCCTGTTATCTGTCAGGTCGTGGGGATAACGCCTTTATTACGCGAACTCATCATCGATGTCCTGAAACTTCCCGCAAAGTATGAACCTGGAAGTCGGACCGAACGTATTTATGAACTTATCCTTGATGAAATACGTTTGATGAATACGCTTCCTTTTTGCCTTCCTGAGCCGATTTCTGAGCGTCTGAAATTATTGTGTCATACAGTCCGTCAGACCCCCTACGAAGCCTGGACTGTTGCCAAGGCTGCCGAGCAAGTCAACGTCAGCGTAAGAACGCTCAGCCGACATTTTTATCAGCAAACTGGCATGCAATTCAGTGAGTGGGTTCGTCGCGCACGTTTGCTGATTGCGCTAACGCGTCTGGCACAGGGCGAACAAGTCACCCGAGTGGCGCTTGATTTAGGCTACGCCAACCCGGGAGCCTTCAGTGCCATGTTTCGCAGAGTCATGGGCGTGACACCCGGCAATTACTTCAACCCCTAA
- the accC gene encoding acetyl-CoA carboxylase biotin carboxylase subunit: MLDKIVIANRGEIALRILRACKELGIKTVAVHSSADRDLKHVLLADETVCIGPAPSTKSYLNIPAIISAAEITGAVAIHPGYGFLSENADFAEQVERSGFIFIGPKADTIRLMGDKVSAITAMKKAGVPTVPGSDGPLTDDMDANRVHAKRIGYPVIIKASGGGGGRGMRVVRSDKELEQSINMTRAEAKAAFNNDMVYMEKYLENPRHVEIQILADGQGHAVYLAERDCSMQRRHQKVVEEAPAPGITDELRRNIGDRCAKACIDINYRGAGTFEFLYENGEFYFIEMNTRIQVEHPVTEMITGVDLIKEQLRIAAGQPLSIKQKDVKVRGHAVECRINAEDPNTFLPSPGKITRFHAPGGFGVRWESHIYAGYTVPPYYDSMIGKLITYGETREIAISRMKNALAELIIDGIKTNIELQMKIMSDENFQRGGTNIHYLEKKLGLQ, encoded by the coding sequence ATGCTAGATAAAATCGTTATCGCTAACCGCGGAGAGATTGCGCTGCGTATTTTGCGTGCCTGTAAAGAACTGGGCATCAAAACCGTCGCCGTTCACTCCAGTGCGGATCGCGATTTGAAACACGTATTGCTGGCGGACGAAACCGTGTGTATCGGCCCGGCTCCGTCAACAAAAAGCTATCTGAATATCCCAGCGATTATTTCCGCTGCGGAAATCACGGGTGCCGTCGCGATTCACCCTGGCTACGGTTTCCTGTCCGAAAATGCGGATTTTGCCGAGCAAGTTGAACGCTCCGGCTTTATTTTCATCGGCCCGAAAGCCGACACGATTCGCCTGATGGGCGATAAAGTGTCTGCCATCACCGCCATGAAAAAAGCGGGTGTTCCAACCGTACCAGGCTCCGATGGCCCTCTGACCGACGACATGGACGCTAACCGTGTTCATGCAAAACGCATCGGCTATCCGGTCATCATCAAAGCCTCTGGCGGCGGCGGTGGTCGTGGTATGCGCGTCGTGCGCAGCGACAAAGAGCTGGAACAATCCATCAACATGACCCGTGCGGAAGCCAAAGCGGCTTTCAACAACGACATGGTTTACATGGAAAAATATCTGGAAAACCCACGTCACGTGGAAATTCAGATTCTGGCTGATGGTCAGGGCCACGCCGTCTATCTGGCCGAGCGTGACTGTTCCATGCAGCGCCGCCACCAGAAAGTGGTGGAAGAAGCGCCAGCACCGGGCATTACGGACGAACTGCGTCGCAATATCGGCGATCGCTGCGCCAAAGCCTGTATCGATATCAACTATCGCGGTGCGGGTACGTTTGAGTTTCTGTACGAAAACGGTGAGTTCTACTTCATTGAAATGAACACCCGTATTCAGGTGGAACATCCGGTAACCGAAATGATTACCGGCGTGGATCTGATCAAAGAACAGCTGCGTATTGCTGCTGGTCAGCCGCTGTCCATCAAGCAGAAAGACGTTAAGGTTCGCGGCCATGCAGTGGAATGCCGTATCAACGCGGAAGACCCGAACACGTTCCTGCCAAGCCCGGGTAAAATCACGCGTTTCCACGCGCCGGGTGGCTTTGGTGTTCGTTGGGAATCGCATATTTACGCCGGTTATACCGTACCGCCGTATTACGATTCCATGATCGGCAAGCTGATCACTTACGGCGAAACGCGCGAAATCGCGATTTCCCGTATGAAGAACGCGCTGGCTGAACTGATCATCGATGGCATCAAAACCAACATCGAACTTCAGATGAAGATCATGAGCGACGAAAACTTCCAGAGAGGTGGCACGAACATCCACTATCTGGAGAAGAAACTCGGCTTGCAGTAA